The genomic DNA CAAAAATCGGAATTACACTAAAAAATGTTGGTTCACTACACATGGGAGCTggtgaatttaaagaaaacaataCACACAAAATTAACATATGTTCCATATGGGTTGATTATAACGAGTAGTATCTTTTTGGTAAGACTGACCTAGTATACATTGTACAAACAAGgtcaaattccaaatatgcaaatgagagagATTGAAGCTATGCGGGTGAAATAGTTATGGTATCGTAGTTATACCTGCATTTTAAGCTTGCAACTTTGAAACAGTGGAGCTGAGGAGTCCTGTTTTACTCATTGGAAAAAGAGAGGGCTCATATTTTCGATAAAGCTAAAGGAGAGAgacacattttacatgtaacacgattggaactaatttgggataattggattttcatattttgcaaatttctcaaaagtgttaggtgccataaagctgaatgttgtaatatcgcaaattactcataaaaacaagtgtgtaatataagaagaaaagcagatgagataacatttgtagattcaatcatcattacttcaccatccaatcgtgttcatgttGGAACACTCCTGATCCCCCATAATTACTGAGCCACTCAAATGGTTTGTCAAATTGTGATAGAATTATGTCACTTTATTCTATTACAGTAAATCCTTAAATATAGAGAATCAGGCTTTTGCCTCCCTGCTTTTAATGAAGTATCATGGCTTTAGCCGCAGATCATGAAGTTTTATCAGCCACTTTCGGCAAAGAGTATACCATGGGTGTACTCTATGTACACATTTGCACCATTCAGTAAACCTGGGTGTAAGCCagcattttgaatgtcagtaaaTTTTAGGTGATTTATATGTCTTTACCATCAAAAACTGAACAGAGACCCCTCTTTTTCATTCCTGcgtaaacaggaacttcccctataatagccagattatcgtaaatctatgcaaatgttggaaagccacgctactgatcggacatGCCGTGCTTGGTCcaagaatcccataattttgttatatttcCGCCGTTCACtatcattgaatcttgcatatgacgCCTGTGAATATAATAGcaactaaacttgagtcgacaataaactgaaaaaatgttccgttttttgtTGGCGAAcacatgtttcaaaatgtttgccctgtacaaccatttgacccttctttgcatatgtcacgaaagtgccatcttgattattcaaatttattatacagtcaaagcgatgctatgagaatttgaaactcccgcccagtgtacgCAAACGACTTTGTCATCAGTAATCCTCTATTGTgggcccacggtcctgtaacttcccattTATGAAGAGATTGGATGATTAAAACATTCCATGAAGAAAATTGAAGCAAAAGGTGGAAGTCTTCGTTTGAAGGCATATTATTTACCTTTAGCGGTTATATAATTTTTATTCAACATACCTGATTGGCATCCCGCTCCTGTCCGGGTAACATCACAAGTCCCCCAACCTTCTTTAGATGCCAAGTAACAACCCGGCGTCATTTTTTTACCATTGGGGTTACGACAATAGTTATGATCACCCAACCCTACATAAGGGGAAGTCAACAAAGTCAAGGGTACAGAATTTGGCCTTCTCTCAGTCCATATTTGACAAGTTTGCCCAAAAGCAGTCATGCTGACAGAACCTCTGTAGTCACTACCATCCTCGTTTTCATAGCATTCATTATCTGATGATCCTATGTGGTTGAAAGAACATACTTAATTGTTCAGTATTACATAATTGTTATTtacacacccagcgacggtataccactcgattttgaccagttcgcttcatatatgcacgagatgtcgctcgtgcatatatgaagtgaactggtcaaaatcgagtggtataggcttaccatcgctgggtgtgatgtATTGCtcttatatcataacagtaaattgaaattctggcgtggaacgtcaaaaacggatttttgctccaGCTGAGAACTCGCATGTgtgccagccatggtatattGCGCATATACCACTGTTCTTTTCgtgtcttgaccaatcagatcgctgtatttgtgccatcaataggCAATAATAATAGTATTACAATTATGTAGTataattattcataaaatagTTTTAGAATTACCTGGAACAGGAACAGATCATACTTGAAAAAACAGTCTACGTCATGTGCAATTTAGCATATGTGTTTTTATAAAAACGGCACTGGCAGATGTTACAAAGAGGATGCAATAATTAACAGATGGTTTAGAATGAAGGAATTGCATTAATAGGCCAGAGAATTTGTTACCTTCACAGTCACGGAAAGCCTCTCGAACTTCTTCTTTATTGAGAGCTTCATTAAATATCTGTAAACAATGCATCATGCCAGTGAAGGGTACCGTGGTTTGTGACTCTGAAGCTCCAAGTAATATTGTCTGAGCATTAGTGGCAAGCTCGAAATCTCTGATAACTGTATTGAGGATTTCCATTCCATTGTGGTAAAATCTGATCTCTCCATTGTGATAATCAGAACAAAAGCCAATTTGATTCCACTTATTCAATTGGAGGCCGCCAACTTCTACTGACAGTGGCTCTTCCCCATGCCTGCCAGCAATTCTCAAATGGAGGATATCTCCAATATGTGAAAGTTCCATTTTTTGGTCCTGCCCAGAGACATAGCCAAAAATGTAGCCCTTTGTGCCGGCTGGATAAACACTAAGCAAGACAGTAATTGAATATATAGTATCAAGTTCCTTGTTTAAATTAATGTGAATAAAGGAATCATTAGTGCCTTTGAACAGGAACGCGCCATCCAACACACCTAACGCAGGCTTCAGTATAAGAGTATTGTGGGAATATCCATTGTTCGTCTCACCAGTCAGTCTTCCTTCCAATCCGTGCTTTCCATCCAAAGGCCAAAATCCAAGTCTTTCAACTTCAgtaactgttaaatattcaGGAAATAAAGACTGCATTAcaacttataaaaaagtacatttatacAGCTGACATGGTTACAGACTGGTGTTCTCGCCGGGATTTAGTGGAATGTAAATCAAATGCTTCCACTCAGTCAGAATCATATGAGACCATGTCAAGAAGGCAGAGCATTAGGAAAACGAGGCTGCATAGTCACTCCATACAAGCCAGCATTAATCAGTATTTGCTGAACTGTGCGGACAGTGACTGACTTGCTAGCGTGTACAGCCCTGGTTAAATTGCGATCCTGTTAACGGCTAGAAGATGAATATTGACGTTTTGATCTCAGGTAATCATCATCAgaatcaggataatctaaaggGTATAATACTTATTCATGATGGTACACAACATCACTCTCTTGAGTTCAGAAATCGTCGATCGATCGGTAATTTGACACCATTCTCTGTAATTTCCAAACGGTGAGCGACAGATCGGACCAATTAAACTATAGGGGTGAAAGGAGTTGACATTAAACACTTACCTGATGGACAAAATTCTCCTGGGTATCCAATATCACATTTTATTCGATGATTAGTATTTACTAGGTAGCAAGTGACATCACCATCACGACTACGACAATAGTTGTGCTTGGGAATTTCACCTTCATGTAAATTGATATCTTTATCCCATAAACCACAGGGCTCATCAGATACACTTTTGTCTACAAAACCACGATAATCAAGTGCATTCCTGTCTTTATAACATTCTGGTGAGATATCTGGAAAattattaaaagaaaacaattatTTAACATAAAATAGTTGCAAATTTAATTATTCTTCTCTTGTACTACACATAAACGTTTTCCGTTTGCTTTCACTTATGTgtgttgaaatatatatattttagtcTTTGCCAATTAACATAACGTACTGTGTACATTATGCTAAATTCTAAGTTTTTGTTGATAGCTGAATTCTAGTCTAATACTTGTCAATGATGCCGCTAATATTTATCATACACATATAAGCTTTTATGGATGATTATATTATCCCGTAAGGGATGGCTCGAATCATGGTTAACACTGTGTAAGGACACAGAGACCTTGGTaaaatttattaattaatgaCGGCTATATCACAGTGATTTCAATCACCCTAACACTACAAACACTATAATTACAATACTACATCAACACTACAGCAATGAAAGCCATATCCATCTCTTAGTCACTATTATACCATCCCATATGCATGCCATGCATATACTTATATGGCATCTAATCTAATCTAGTTGGATTGATTGCCCTGCATCAGCCACCAGTGCTAGCATCATCCTGCTAAATTGTCACCTTGCAGCCATTCCAACTTCCTCCACACTGAATTCTAGTCTTACTTGTCAATCATGCAGCTAACATTTACACATACACGCTTTTTGACAAGATTAACACAAAATTAGGCATTTTGACAAGACTTTTGGGAGAAGATCTAGAGAGGCACTCTTACAAATAGAATATCATCAGTTACATCTAATACAGCCTTAAAACATCTTCAGAggaattcaaaattttgcactTCCTGTATATAATGGCAAAGTActtgaaaaaaacaggaaataagGATTGATGGAACATGTATGATAAAACATAATAATATATACCTGTGACCCCTTCATTCCATTGATTGATATCGCAATCGTTGACATTACTTTTTGGACATAATTTTAAATTACTAGGATTGATGGCTGTCAAGTCACAACACTTCACATTAGATTTGTTTCTTCTGTCCAACTGTGATTTGAATTTTGTAGCTGTTATTTCACAAGTCAAAAATATCACTGGCTGAATATACTGGTACAGCTGACTGGAGCTAATCTAATGTTTGTAATGTAGGCTTCCTAACTCAATATAACATCACATGCAGGATGTTTGCATATATATTTTGTCAGAGTACTTGATGCAATTTGCATGGTTTCCATCATAAATGTGAATGTAAGCACAGCGCCATGATCCTGCTATTTCTGAAAGTCTTTTCAAAACcttaaattttcaattattaTTCACTTTTATATGGTAGTATCGTCGTGTCATTTGGAATCAGTCTCATGATTTCTATATTGTTGTTTATAAAGAATATTTGACAACTATTCAgttttgatgaatatttcataaGACTCAGCCATTTAGAATGACAGGCAAATTTTATACAAGGtgatatatttgtaaaaatcgcagacaatatgtttctatatatatatatcacagaaCTGTCTAGGCATTTGCGTGATGTTTGTGCATATCACATCACTCACCATATTTGCATAGAAAATACGCCTCTTCTGAGCATGGTTGACGGCTCCAAATATAACCTCTATCAAACCTGATGAAACAAGGAACTTTTTTATAATTAAGTAAAGTCTTTCTTTTTATGATCAGGACAACCATCatcaaaattatgataaaaccATGGATTTTCTGGTACATCCAAGGAAGAACTTATACGAGCTATAATCTAATGCTTATAGGGTTACTACTAAATACAACTGCCCTTGCAGGACATTGGCTGTTCTGAACTTTGTTGATTATAATCATTTGTATTTACTGCTCCATGTTGTTGTCAGAGTACAAGCCTGTATGTGATTTGTATGTGGAATGATGACATAATAGAATGCCAATAGTGGTACTATAATTGTTTGGAAACTATTACCagccttttgtggagggaccgtgcttagTCCTACCAACACTTGAGAAACCGGgtaataaatttgcatatgttgaTGTGATTTTACTTTGAATGGCAAAAGCGCCCTCACTCCTTCAAGAACCCATGGTGTATTTTTTCAGACTCCAAAACTTGCCCATTTCAAATCCAAAAGGTGAGATTTATATGTGCCACAAAACTGCTTCTCTTACCTTTAACAGCTGATCTAACACACCGCGTCATTTGCGTTTGCAAGGCGGTACAATTTGGCAcataatatctttcaaaatcacgtaCTGATGAAGTATTGTTCTTGCTCAACACCTCTCTGTGACCCCTAACCAACGCGTACAAAATGGGCCTATCGTATTAATTGCACTGAATGACTGGTGCTGAGATAGGTTGTAAATTGCAAAAGGCTGTAAATTGCAAAAAACTAACGCTATTAAagctattgaattttaaaatgtacctaataattattttattgtacttATTGTATTGTAACacataaaaagtgaattttagcttGAAAAATACCTCATACTCTGCAACTGCTGTTTCTTATTGTAAGTTTCAATGTTTTTCCTAAAGACCCTCTGTTTTCGCAACAACTTAAAATTCGGTTTTGACAGCAACCTTACTTCCTTGAACAATTATATATTAACAGGTAAAAATATGCTTTATATGGCATGGAATTATTGTGAAGCACGAAATTCActgcatttacatgtaatggtGTACAAAAATCTTCTATTCATCACTTTCTCATGTGAGATGATGTAATGTGAACATTTTCCTAATTTGCTTTTAGCAGCAACGATACAAATGGGGTGGCGGTTTATTATGATAGACCAGATACTGTATATGAGATATTGGTAGACTGACcgtagtattttgcagtcacGTCTCCCTTGTGATTCACTGTTCTGAACATCAGCTGGTACATCTTTCACCCAAAGATTCCCTGTGAAGGGCAGAAAAGAAACAGCCTTGATGTTCGGATATGAATATTTGTATGATTTCAGGGAGTATATTGTTTTGTGCCCATTTATACTATTCATATGTATGAGTAAACACTGACCTAAGTACTTTTGTCTGTGTGGATGTGTAAATTCTTATGTGATTTTACTATGTGATCTTCAAGTTTTGTTTTCACAGGGGAAAAGAATGAAATGCAAACATCCttttgatatctttgatatatcCAAGAATGACGACACGGTATTTCTATCAACAGTTTCCTCTCCTTTTTGGCCTTGTTCTCttaacaacacgattggaattaattttggataattggatgatgaagtaatgtctttaaaatttgcaaatgtaaactAATCTGCTTCTCTTTTTACgtacatacttgtttttatgagtaatttgtaacattgagACATTCAGCTTTAGGGCACCTaaagtttttgagaaatttggaaaatataaagatccaattatcccaatgtagttccaatcgtgtttaacccttttacaCATATTAAAACTGCATTTTCTGAACCATGGAAACAGCAACAAACTGTTGATTTAAATTGTTCTAAACATATAACAAACTTGAACAGTGTTCTATAAATGACTGCACTTGTCATAAACTCAGAGGCTTGCCACACAACTTGTAATAGTCTATATTCAGCATAAATCAACCCACAATGGTAGTTACAGCCATGGCAGTCGCACTATGAGTCTCTCACTCACAattcaaaatgatatattttaaatGATGGCAAAACACTGCCATTGGCattgggggtcaccctgtttttcactttgatTATGGGGGTcgatatattaaagttacggGCTCGAAGGCATGCCAAAAAACTGCTCATGAATAAATTGCGATTCATGGCTGCTACAActtgcattttatgcaagtataaGCTGGTCTCTAAAATAcactgaaccccccccccccctatcgaGCATTGTAAGACTTCCATGAAACAGACTAGATGGCATGGTCCTCCTCTCTATATACTCTGCCCGTAATAAGGTATATACTCTGCCCATAGCAAGGTGAATCTAGAGAGGATCATGCCATGGCAAGGTGAATCTAGTCACAGGCGTCTGTGGGTTTGGTAGTCTGCTAGATCaatcgattttctgctcgatctatcgatcccgtgctCGATCTGCCAGCTCTGTCAAATTCTAGGACCACACAAAATTAATTCGCTCACCACGTAAAATTAATTCGAGGTACTAGTAAAACTAATTCTAGACTACATGAACTTATTTCAGCataaaaaatggaaaatcatTTCGATATACCGATAAAATTAATTGTAGGCTATACAAAATTAATTCCaacatataaaattaattttaacagATTAAATTAGTTacaagaaaatagaaaattaattCGAGATAGCAGTAACATTTAATTCTATGTTACATAATATTAATTCCAGCATGTAAGATTaatttgaaatatgttgaattaattccagaaatatttaaattaattgccaGTACTAGTAGAAGTAATTcgagactacataaaattaattttaactcattaaaattaatgtaacataattttgaccagaacgggccTCCATACAGGCATGTTCCCAACTCCACTCATAACTTCCGTggttgtagttggactgactctTTTCACAACACTTGGATTCATGCTTAActaaggtatactgtcaccagttccaattttgccatagttaccatggaaagataaaatctaaccaatcacagattttaagcgggttgccgcttttttaaaaacagcgccctcacataagcattttgaataccaaagaaCGCCCCcttaccatatatgggcatatttagatcacAGGTGACCGTATACCTTTAACTAAAGCCTAGCAATCCGAGGGGAGAGTGGGAAACACCTCAACTTTTAAATTTATGATtaattcaagtgcatttgaatgGAGCATGCTACCAAGTTTATCATGAAAAGGATATAGATCAATCCAATATCTTTATAAATGCAAATGTACAGTGGGAGGGGCACTACATTTCCTTCAATGGTGTGGTATGGCCAATGACATGCTGGGGTTTGAAGTAGATTCAAGGTTgtgtaaatgttttgatttcaaCCAAATTcctcacaaattttcaaatcgtatgacatgaaaatagcaCCTTACGATctttcagaaattttgcaaatatcgAATTGAGAATCAAGTCTATGTCTACCGTATTAGACATGCATGAGGAGCAAGCTGAAGCTCTGAATCATTGAGTGTTTGAGGAGGTCAGCCCGGCTCTGAGTTCAGAGACCCTCTGAGGTTTTGGATCTCAGACAGCCTCTGAGATATTAGGTCAGGGATCACCGACATCTGTGCCCATCCCCCCACCCCCCACTCAGAGGACTCTCAAAAGTCAACTCTATAAAGACGCTATTTGTGAGGGTCAGCACTACAACCGCGAAATTAAGCAtaataaattttgaacagcCATCATTCAGGATTTCATTGCAATACAACGTCGGACACTAAACGTATGCAACAATGAGGgaattaaatattatatttttatcaacaatGTTAATCATCATAAATCATTAAATGATGTGAACAATTTTAACAGTTACTAACTTTTTTTATGATTAATAACACCTTTTGGCCCTGTGATACTCACCAAACAAGCCATGATATGGCATATACAATTCAATGAAGTCTTGAAGCTCCCCTAACTCCACAGATGCGAGTTCGCCACTGTGACTTTCACAGTATGTCTCAGCCTCTTCAAAGGTGCCTTTTCTGAAAGGAATGTCATGGCATGACCCATGGGGTAGGCCTTTCCTAGCTTTCAGTTCATTAAATGAAGGAAGATCACTGCCTGTAAGAAGCATACCAGGAAATCATTGATCAGTGCTTACTGCAGACAGGTGGGTGTCCATGAAGGGACTCTACGTCCAGGTATGTGTGTTGTTACCGTCTACACCCTCTAAATAACAGGCATTACCTTACCAACTTATTCGTGTCATTGCGACTGATAATCATCTCATATCTCAATCTTACAACTTTTAAATTTTCCTTCTAATGGTTCAGTTTTCCGATGTAAAACCAGGATTTATAAATGCCCTAGTATTTTATAGGACCGTATAGGTCATAATATGCCTCAACAATTTGTCCATCGCACTTGATATCAGGATTTGTGATACTTGgagatttgttgaaatatatACACCCCGacttaaaatttcttgaaagcttgAGCAATGAATATCTGTTCAGGTGTATTTTGTTTAGGATAACAGAAACCCTGGGATGCCAATCCAATGTCTTTtaaatgatttttgaaaatgatgacGCTTTAAATAGATGAATATAAACAGGATATATTCTAGGCTAAACGCATGGATATTGATtttctaattattacatatttcaatgaatattttgcaaCCAACTCCATTACCACAACCTTATGACTGTAATACACTCTTCTACATTTTGTACAAGATATTTAGGCTATTTTTCTTGACATTTTTACTTCTAGAAGTTCAGCTTGAGAGGTTATAATGTGCAATTCAGCTAGCTAGGATGTCATaggaaacgctacaaggacactatcattataatattatatagggctcagcccttggtgtcgcgccaggggttaagattggcaatgttatttgtattgattcatgataaactgtaattgttacttcataaacgtttatatgacaactatgcccagtttccctctgatgaaagcagttcacgtacttacacgacgtcaaaccctgcagcaaggcaggtatagattttctgtagcgtgtaaaaattttggacaaaaattggcaatttttacaatgataacagcctattgcgttaaacaagggacgtattatgcaataattatcattgcaatggtaaccgcactgcccaccttccacttgcaagctgaaaactatagcgttccgtctaaaaacttgcaattttttaaatctaattattgacacagggggcgctcttctataattcaatcccagcattctttgcgtatgcccccgttcatatgcacgacagttttctccgtttatctatatcaacgatactttgtatcagcgacaaggtgtataataacatttactggctaataaaagaggtatattttataaaaggcatgttatatcatagtaatttgtttcgtatttgtttatttacgagtactcaaaaaaaaaaacatggcggcgcccatgaaagaagggtacacttccggttactcgcatagtatattatgaataagcgcatgcgtagtcagtaagccgctggcgcgactattacctCCCTGCCAACGGACACTCTCTTCGTAAAAGTATATGAATAGAGTATATGTTGACAgggaaataaaataatgatagtgTGCTTGTAGCtgttcttatgacatctacttTACGTttgaaccaacaacaacaacaacaacaacaacaacaacaataacaacaacaggtgttttataacacacaacatgctcatgttgtattatgtataTGTGTTGATATTTTGCACAGTAACAATatcgcatagtcatcatttgactgaaattaaAAGGGAACTGTTTTAAATTTGACAACTTCGGGATTCAAAAAATGTtaagattacatgttttacataagAAATCGGGCTGTAGAATATtatgaaaaattgat from Ptychodera flava strain L36383 chromosome 12, AS_Pfla_20210202, whole genome shotgun sequence includes the following:
- the LOC139146071 gene encoding uncharacterized protein — protein: MTLVFGCAHTVSSRAVQITVDEIIEGMSICEVEVYDSEGSDLPSFNELKARKGLPHGSCHDIPFRKGTFEEAETYCESHSGELASVELGELQDFIELYMPYHGLFGNLWVKDVPADVQNSESQGRRDCKILRFDRGYIWSRQPCSEEAYFLCKYDISPECYKDRNALDYRGFVDKSVSDEPCGLWDKDINLHEGEIPKHNYCRSRDGDVTCYLVNTNHRIKCDIGYPGEFCPSVTEVERLGFWPLDGKHGLEGRLTGETNNGYSHNTLILKPALGVLDGAFLFKGTNDSFIHINLNKELDTIYSITVLLSVYPAGTKGYIFGYVSGQDQKMELSHIGDILHLRIAGRHGEEPLSVEVGGLQLNKWNQIGFCSDYHNGEIRFYHNGMEILNTVIRDFELATNAQTILLGASESQTTVPFTGMMHCLQIFNEALNKEEVREAFRDCEGNSKTIL